A single Cottoperca gobio chromosome 3, fCotGob3.1, whole genome shotgun sequence DNA region contains:
- the sirt3 gene encoding NAD-dependent protein deacetylase sirtuin-3, mitochondrial isoform X1: MASLASSSLISPVRLCCLHLCSGTSRALSANGLGQRSLYPGEGAGAAAPLCRRTHLPWWNGTRRFFSRGGGAVEKQQTLEDLAKNIREQQYKRVVVMAGAGISTPSGIPDFRSPGSGLYDNLQQYHLPYAEAIFEINFFHQNPNPFFALAKDLYPGNYQPNLTHYFVRLLHKKSQLLRMYTQNIDGLERLAGIPPEMLVEAHGTFATATCTVCLKKYEGEELRSDVMGGMVPKCTACKGIVKHDIVLFGEELPHHFFKYLTDFPLADLLIVMGTSLEVEPFASLAGEVRSSVPRLLINRDLVGPFAWRRWPHDVVQLGDVVSGVKALVDALGWTQELDALMEAGAGKLPRERCQMKTMRFIGN, from the exons ATGGCTTCTTTGGCGAGCTCCTCATTAATATCGCCTGTCAGACTTTGCTGTTTGCACCTGTGCTCGGGAACAAGCAGGGCGCTCTCTGCAAACG gcTTGGGTCAAAGGAGTTTGTATCCAGGTGAAGGAGCAGGTGCAGCAGCACCTCTGTGCAG aAGAACACATCTTCCCTGGTGGAATGGGACTAGAAGGTTTTTCTCTCGTGGTGGCGGTGCAGTCGAGAAGCAGCAGACCCTGGAGGACCTCGCCAAGAACATCAGAGAGCAGCAGTACAAGcgggtggtggtgatggccggAGCCGGGATCAGCACGCCTAGTGGAATCCCAGATTTCAG GTCTCCAGGCAGCGGTCTCTATGACAACCTGCAGCAGTACCACCTGCCTTACGCCGAGGCGATATTCGAGATCAACTTTTTCCATCAAAACCCTAATCCCTTCTTCGCCCTGGCCAAAGATCTGTATCCAGGGAATTATCAGCCCAATCTGACACATTACTTTGTACGGCTGCTCCACAAGAAGAGCCAGCTCCTCAGGATGTACACACAGAACATCGACGGGCTGgaaagat TGGCAGGGATTCCTCCTGAGATGTTGGTGGAGGCTCACGGTACATTTGCCACCGCCACCTGCACAGTCTGCCTGAAGAAATATGAGGGAGAGGAGCTGCGA TCGGATGTGATGGGAGGGATGGTCCCAAAGTGCACCGCCTGTAAGGGCATAGTAAAGCATGACATTGTGTTATTTGGGGAGGAGCTTCCACATCACTTCTTCAAGTACCTCACAGACTTCCCACTGGCAGACCTCCTGATCGTCATGGGAACTTCACTGGAG GTGGAGCCCTTCGCCAGTCTGGCGGGAGAGGTGCGCAGCTCTGTTCCCCGACTGCTCATCAACCGGGACTTGGTGGGTCCGTTCGCGTGGCGCCGCTGGCCTCATGACGTCGTGCAGCTGGGTGACGTGGTCAGCGGTGTGAAAGCCCTGGTGGATGCCCTCGGCTGGACTCAGGAGCTGGACGCTCTGATGGAGGCTGGTGCTGGGAaa CTTCCACGGGAAAGGTGTCAGATGAAGACGATGCGTTTCATTGGGAACTGA
- the sirt3 gene encoding NAD-dependent protein deacetylase sirtuin-3, mitochondrial isoform X2: MASLASSSLISPVRLCCLHLCSGTSRALSANGLGQRSLYPGEGAGAAAPLCRRTHLPWWNGTRRFFSRGGGAVEKQQTLEDLAKNIREQQYKRVVVMAGAGISTPSGIPDFRSPGSGLYDNLQQYHLPYAEAIFEINFFHQNPNPFFALAKDLYPGNYQPNLTHYFVRLLHKKSQLLRMYTQNIDGLERLAGIPPEMLVEAHGTFATATCTVCLKKYEGEELRSDVMGGMVPKCTACKGIVKHDIVLFGEELPHHFFKYLTDFPLADLLIVMGTSLEVEPFASLAGEVRSSVPRLLINRDLVGPFAWRRWPHDVVQLGDVVSGVKALVDALGWTQELDALMEAGAGKAATKTEE; the protein is encoded by the exons ATGGCTTCTTTGGCGAGCTCCTCATTAATATCGCCTGTCAGACTTTGCTGTTTGCACCTGTGCTCGGGAACAAGCAGGGCGCTCTCTGCAAACG gcTTGGGTCAAAGGAGTTTGTATCCAGGTGAAGGAGCAGGTGCAGCAGCACCTCTGTGCAG aAGAACACATCTTCCCTGGTGGAATGGGACTAGAAGGTTTTTCTCTCGTGGTGGCGGTGCAGTCGAGAAGCAGCAGACCCTGGAGGACCTCGCCAAGAACATCAGAGAGCAGCAGTACAAGcgggtggtggtgatggccggAGCCGGGATCAGCACGCCTAGTGGAATCCCAGATTTCAG GTCTCCAGGCAGCGGTCTCTATGACAACCTGCAGCAGTACCACCTGCCTTACGCCGAGGCGATATTCGAGATCAACTTTTTCCATCAAAACCCTAATCCCTTCTTCGCCCTGGCCAAAGATCTGTATCCAGGGAATTATCAGCCCAATCTGACACATTACTTTGTACGGCTGCTCCACAAGAAGAGCCAGCTCCTCAGGATGTACACACAGAACATCGACGGGCTGgaaagat TGGCAGGGATTCCTCCTGAGATGTTGGTGGAGGCTCACGGTACATTTGCCACCGCCACCTGCACAGTCTGCCTGAAGAAATATGAGGGAGAGGAGCTGCGA TCGGATGTGATGGGAGGGATGGTCCCAAAGTGCACCGCCTGTAAGGGCATAGTAAAGCATGACATTGTGTTATTTGGGGAGGAGCTTCCACATCACTTCTTCAAGTACCTCACAGACTTCCCACTGGCAGACCTCCTGATCGTCATGGGAACTTCACTGGAG GTGGAGCCCTTCGCCAGTCTGGCGGGAGAGGTGCGCAGCTCTGTTCCCCGACTGCTCATCAACCGGGACTTGGTGGGTCCGTTCGCGTGGCGCCGCTGGCCTCATGACGTCGTGCAGCTGGGTGACGTGGTCAGCGGTGTGAAAGCCCTGGTGGATGCCCTCGGCTGGACTCAGGAGCTGGACGCTCTGATGGAGGCTGGTGCTGGGAaa GCTgcaacaaagacagaagagtGA